The Streptomyces sp. Alt3 genome has a segment encoding these proteins:
- a CDS encoding exo-rhamnogalacturonan lyase family protein, whose amino-acid sequence MSRMPRRTLLKAAAAAGAAAQIGWTLGAAPASAAARSAERTDEPVALTWLESGGLGAAPGSTLGVPWPRGRYTEDQTFALTTEDGKDVPVQTWPIGYWPDGSLKWTAHAVGPEATAKKFSLTAGDPAAPSKRVTAVRRGGTITVSTGVITAELGTNGSALVRTVTRGSTVIARDGRLVLVRQGEIEDGDQGSEKYERFESVVEKAVVEQDGPVRAVVRIDGRHRRGSRSWMPFSVRLYFYAGADSFRMVHTITYDGTLEPGKASGDFVRGLGVRFTVPMRDEAYDRHIRIGGDGTGLLREAVKGVTGLRRDPGAAVREAQFAGRKLPDPATWDQRVTTRLQYIPEWGDYTLSQLSADGFGLRKRTKKGHGWIGAGGGRRASGFGYVGGPSGGFSFGLRDFWEKHPAQLDIRDAHTDEAEVTLWLWSPEAQPMDLRFYHDGMGQETYPEQLEGLNITYEDYEPGFGTPYGIARTSELLFWANESTPAPETLAQQVDAVRTPPQLAAPPKQLVKAKVFGGLFAEPDRSTAAKSKIEDHLDFLFTYCKDQVEMRRWYGFWDYGDIMHTYDPTRHQWCYDVGGYAWDNSELSPDLWLWYAYMRSGRADIYRFAEAMTRHTGEVDVYHLGKWAGLGTRHGVQHYADSAKQQRIANTTYRRMFYFLTADERVGDLMHANVDSDETFLALDPIRKIRTEPYTPDRHALSIGFGTDWSGLVSAWLTEWERRGPKWEKARSRVLSTMETIAAQPNGFVQGVGLYDLDTGRFAIAEKPEVGVSHLSAMFGLVELNAELIDMIDMPAFEAAWIDYCRYFNATKAEQAARYGSNFGTLLLFQGHSRQDAYAAVRTGDVTLATRAWKQFYSSADTWDYKESTDWSTRKVDGPTGPVPGSEAAWVSTNTTALYGLAAIQNLALVGDKMP is encoded by the coding sequence ATGTCCAGGATGCCCCGCAGAACGCTCCTGAAGGCCGCGGCAGCGGCCGGCGCGGCCGCGCAGATCGGCTGGACCCTCGGCGCCGCTCCCGCGTCGGCGGCGGCCCGGAGCGCGGAGCGGACCGACGAGCCCGTCGCCCTGACCTGGCTGGAGTCCGGCGGCCTCGGCGCCGCTCCCGGCTCCACCCTCGGCGTGCCCTGGCCCAGGGGCCGGTACACCGAGGACCAGACGTTCGCCCTGACCACGGAGGACGGGAAGGACGTCCCCGTCCAGACCTGGCCGATCGGCTACTGGCCCGACGGCTCGCTCAAGTGGACCGCTCACGCGGTGGGCCCGGAAGCCACCGCCAAGAAGTTCTCGCTCACCGCCGGCGACCCCGCCGCGCCGTCGAAGAGGGTCACAGCGGTCCGCAGGGGCGGCACCATCACCGTCTCGACCGGGGTGATCACCGCCGAGCTCGGCACGAACGGGTCCGCCCTCGTCAGGACCGTCACCCGCGGCTCCACCGTGATCGCCCGCGACGGCCGGCTCGTCCTCGTGCGCCAGGGCGAGATCGAGGACGGCGACCAGGGCAGTGAGAAGTACGAACGCTTCGAGAGCGTCGTGGAGAAGGCAGTTGTCGAACAGGACGGGCCCGTCCGGGCCGTCGTCCGTATCGACGGCAGGCACCGCAGAGGCTCACGGTCCTGGATGCCGTTCTCCGTACGCCTCTACTTCTACGCCGGCGCCGACTCCTTCCGGATGGTGCACACCATCACCTACGACGGCACCCTCGAGCCCGGCAAGGCGAGCGGCGACTTCGTGCGGGGCCTCGGGGTCCGCTTCACCGTGCCCATGCGCGACGAGGCCTACGACCGCCACATCCGCATCGGCGGCGACGGCACAGGTCTGCTGCGCGAGGCCGTGAAGGGCGTCACCGGGCTGCGCCGCGACCCCGGGGCGGCCGTGCGCGAGGCGCAGTTCGCCGGCCGGAAGCTCCCCGACCCCGCCACCTGGGACCAGCGGGTCACCACCCGGCTCCAGTACATCCCCGAATGGGGCGACTACACGCTCTCCCAGCTGTCCGCCGACGGCTTCGGGCTGCGCAAGCGCACGAAGAAGGGGCACGGCTGGATCGGCGCGGGCGGTGGCAGGAGGGCATCCGGGTTCGGGTACGTCGGAGGGCCGAGCGGGGGATTCTCCTTCGGGCTCCGCGACTTCTGGGAGAAGCACCCCGCCCAGCTCGACATCCGTGACGCGCACACCGACGAGGCCGAGGTCACCCTCTGGCTCTGGTCGCCCGAGGCCCAGCCCATGGACCTGCGCTTCTACCACGACGGCATGGGACAGGAGACCTACCCCGAACAGCTCGAAGGTCTCAACATCACGTACGAGGACTACGAACCGGGCTTCGGTACCCCGTACGGCATCGCGAGGACCAGCGAACTGCTCTTCTGGGCCAACGAATCGACCCCCGCGCCCGAGACACTCGCCCAGCAGGTCGACGCCGTACGCACTCCTCCCCAGCTCGCCGCCCCGCCGAAGCAGCTCGTCAAGGCGAAGGTCTTCGGCGGCCTGTTCGCCGAGCCCGACCGTTCCACCGCCGCGAAGTCGAAGATCGAGGACCACCTGGACTTCCTCTTCACGTACTGCAAGGACCAGGTGGAGATGCGCCGTTGGTACGGCTTCTGGGACTACGGCGACATCATGCACACCTACGATCCGACCCGTCACCAGTGGTGCTACGACGTCGGCGGCTACGCCTGGGACAACTCCGAACTCTCGCCCGACCTCTGGCTCTGGTACGCCTACATGCGCTCCGGACGCGCCGACATCTACCGCTTCGCCGAGGCCATGACCCGGCACACCGGTGAGGTCGACGTCTACCACCTGGGCAAATGGGCCGGACTCGGCACCCGTCACGGTGTCCAGCACTACGCCGACAGCGCCAAGCAGCAGCGCATCGCCAACACCACCTACCGGCGCATGTTCTACTTCCTCACCGCCGACGAACGCGTCGGTGACCTCATGCACGCCAACGTCGACTCCGACGAGACCTTCCTGGCCCTCGACCCGATCCGCAAGATCCGTACCGAGCCCTACACCCCGGACCGCCACGCGCTGTCCATCGGCTTCGGTACGGACTGGAGCGGCCTCGTCTCCGCCTGGCTCACCGAGTGGGAACGGCGCGGACCCAAGTGGGAGAAGGCCAGGAGCCGCGTCCTGTCGACCATGGAGACCATCGCCGCGCAGCCCAACGGCTTCGTGCAGGGCGTCGGTCTCTACGACCTCGACACCGGGAGGTTCGCGATCGCCGAGAAACCGGAGGTGGGCGTCTCGCACCTGTCGGCCATGTTCGGCCTGGTCGAGCTGAACGCCGAACTCATCGACATGATCGACATGCCGGCGTTCGAGGCCGCCTGGATCGACTACTGCCGCTACTTCAACGCCACCAAGGCCGAGCAGGCCGCCCGCTACGGCAGCAACTTCGGCACCCTCCTGCTGTTCCAGGGCCACTCGCGCCAGGACGCCTACGCCGCCGTACGGACCGGTGACGTCACCCTGGCCACCCGGGCGTGGAAGCAGTTCTACAGCAGCGCCGACACCTGGGACTACAAGGAGAGCACCGACTGGAGCACCAGGAAGGTCGACGGGCCCACCGGGCCCGTACCGGGCAGTGAGGCGGCCTGGGTCAGCACCAACACCACCGCCCTGTACGGCCTGGCGGCCATCCAGAACCTCGCGCTCGTCGGCGACAAGATGCCGTAG
- a CDS encoding SCO7613 C-terminal domain-containing membrane protein, with amino-acid sequence MRHVPPPAEELALLDHELARLDARRLQLLSRRAWLLGVLRAPAAPPPPPRAPFPRPYAQAAPAPVHAPARGAQNVLLVLGGLLLAVAAIAFTLFSWGEMGIAGRSAVLAVVTAGALVAPALLLGRGLPSTAEAVAVLALVLTVLDAIALHAVAAPGTDGLAFSAVASAVLVAVWTLYGLLLGRLRSPLPAAVVAGQFPLVFTAWAVEAPATGFAWALLVTAAADVVVASWGRGPAVRVTAYTGAVLTGLVSLALALVLSVSADGVDGAVGPGALLLAGAVVAVAGTWRAPGPTAVLGGVVGGLAAVAAVGGVPGAELPWHWAVLVYLLCGAALSAVVRFRVPRPVVRGVLGASASVVAGAVLWAAPVVAAALLGPASVPAGVWSGAPGGLRDAVGPAVPWSGSASAPVVLMVAAGLTAALHFRWPRALPEKGWRIAAAAGTAVLGWGAVLALLAVADAPYAVAVGVELLLVAALTALSVRRAADALAVTSVVCALVGALGVGLLGLAAEPATHAVSMMLALLFAAAAATARVPVVRSVLACAAVLCAVAVTCAVGASLGWSAPHTAPLVLLVTAATVLFGARLREPAVALPVELVGAFAAVFAVGLSVTDAPFLALVLGLCGVLASATALRPERRSVAGGLAAGLFVAAAWVRLAASGVTDPEAYTLPVSVAAFAVGHVRQRRNPATSSWVAYGPALAMTMAPSLLVAWGDPHWLRPLLLGVAALAVTLAGARLRLQAPLVLGGSVLALDGLHELAPHVVQVFDALPRWAPPALAGLLLLAVGATYEQRLRDARRVRESFGRMR; translated from the coding sequence ATGAGACATGTGCCGCCGCCCGCCGAGGAATTGGCCCTCCTCGATCATGAACTGGCCCGGCTGGACGCCCGCCGGCTCCAGTTGCTGAGCCGTCGCGCCTGGCTCCTCGGTGTCCTGCGCGCACCGGCCGCCCCTCCGCCGCCTCCTCGGGCACCGTTCCCCCGGCCCTACGCCCAGGCGGCACCGGCACCCGTGCACGCACCCGCGCGCGGCGCGCAGAACGTACTGCTGGTGCTCGGCGGTCTGCTGCTCGCGGTCGCCGCGATCGCCTTCACGCTCTTCAGCTGGGGCGAGATGGGCATCGCCGGCCGTTCGGCGGTGCTGGCGGTGGTGACGGCGGGTGCGCTGGTGGCGCCCGCGCTGCTGCTGGGCCGCGGGCTGCCCTCGACGGCGGAGGCGGTGGCCGTCCTGGCCTTGGTGCTGACGGTGCTGGACGCGATCGCGCTGCACGCGGTCGCGGCGCCGGGGACGGACGGCCTCGCGTTCTCGGCGGTCGCGTCGGCGGTCCTGGTGGCGGTGTGGACCCTGTACGGACTGCTGCTCGGCCGGCTGCGGTCGCCCTTGCCCGCGGCCGTGGTGGCGGGGCAGTTCCCGCTGGTGTTCACCGCCTGGGCCGTGGAGGCTCCGGCGACCGGTTTCGCCTGGGCGCTCCTGGTGACGGCGGCGGCGGATGTCGTGGTGGCCTCGTGGGGCCGGGGGCCCGCCGTCCGGGTCACGGCGTACACGGGGGCGGTGCTGACGGGGCTGGTCTCACTGGCTCTGGCGCTGGTGCTGTCCGTGTCGGCGGACGGTGTGGACGGGGCTGTGGGCCCGGGCGCGCTGCTGCTGGCCGGAGCGGTGGTGGCGGTGGCCGGTACCTGGCGCGCGCCAGGGCCGACGGCCGTCCTCGGGGGTGTCGTGGGGGGCCTGGCGGCAGTGGCCGCGGTGGGCGGCGTGCCGGGTGCGGAGCTGCCGTGGCACTGGGCGGTCCTGGTGTATCTGCTGTGCGGTGCCGCCCTGTCGGCCGTGGTGCGGTTCCGGGTCCCCCGGCCTGTCGTGCGGGGGGTCCTGGGCGCGTCGGCCTCGGTCGTGGCGGGCGCGGTGCTGTGGGCTGCGCCCGTGGTCGCCGCCGCGCTGCTGGGGCCGGCGTCCGTTCCGGCGGGTGTGTGGTCCGGAGCACCGGGCGGTCTCCGGGACGCGGTGGGGCCGGCGGTGCCGTGGTCGGGGTCGGCCTCCGCCCCGGTGGTGCTGATGGTGGCCGCCGGACTGACGGCGGCGCTCCACTTCAGGTGGCCGCGGGCCCTCCCCGAGAAGGGATGGCGTATCGCGGCGGCGGCCGGTACGGCGGTTCTCGGCTGGGGTGCGGTGCTCGCGCTGCTCGCGGTGGCGGATGCGCCCTACGCGGTCGCCGTGGGCGTGGAACTTCTGCTGGTGGCGGCGCTGACGGCGCTCTCCGTGCGTCGCGCGGCCGACGCGCTCGCGGTGACCTCCGTGGTGTGCGCGCTGGTCGGGGCCCTGGGCGTAGGACTGCTGGGGCTGGCCGCCGAGCCGGCGACGCACGCCGTGTCCATGATGCTGGCCCTGCTGTTCGCCGCGGCGGCGGCCACCGCCCGGGTGCCCGTGGTGCGTTCGGTGCTCGCCTGCGCCGCGGTGCTGTGCGCGGTCGCCGTCACCTGCGCGGTGGGGGCGTCGCTGGGGTGGAGCGCCCCGCACACGGCCCCACTGGTACTGCTGGTGACGGCGGCGACGGTGCTCTTCGGGGCGCGGCTGCGGGAGCCCGCGGTAGCGCTCCCGGTGGAACTCGTGGGGGCTTTCGCCGCGGTGTTCGCGGTGGGCCTCTCGGTGACGGACGCGCCGTTCCTGGCGCTGGTGCTGGGATTGTGCGGGGTGCTGGCGTCGGCCACGGCTCTGCGGCCGGAGCGCAGGAGCGTGGCAGGGGGCCTCGCGGCCGGGCTGTTCGTGGCCGCGGCGTGGGTACGGCTCGCGGCCTCGGGGGTGACGGACCCCGAGGCGTACACGCTGCCGGTGTCGGTGGCCGCGTTCGCGGTGGGGCATGTGCGGCAGCGCCGGAATCCCGCCACGTCCTCATGGGTGGCCTACGGCCCGGCCCTGGCCATGACGATGGCGCCGAGCCTCCTCGTGGCCTGGGGTGACCCGCACTGGCTGCGCCCCCTGCTGCTGGGGGTCGCGGCGCTGGCCGTCACCCTGGCCGGTGCCCGGCTGCGGCTCCAGGCACCCCTGGTCCTGGGCGGTTCGGTCCTGGCGCTGGACGGCCTGCACGAGCTGGCCCCCCATGTGGTGCAGGTCTTCGACGCGCTCCCGCGCTGGGCGCCCCCGGCGCTCGCCGGGCTGCTGCTGCTCGCGGTCGGTGCGACCTACGAGCAGCGGCTGCGCGACGCGCGCCGGGTGCGGGAGAGCTTCGGCCGGATGCGTTAG
- a CDS encoding 3'-5' exonuclease — protein MTHWFEGPLAAFDTETTGVDVEEDRIVSAALVVQDAAGGRLRVTRWLVNPGIPVPPGATEIHGLTDDHLQRNGRWPAPVVEEIARSLAEQCATGRPLVVMNAPFDLTLLDRELRRHRASSLAGYLGKKPLCVLDPRVLDKHLDRYRKGRRTLTDLCELYGVTLDGAHDAAADAAASLELVRAVGRRFSARLERLSPAEVHSLQAVWHAAQARGLQAWFEKNGAPEAVDPAWPLRPELPAAA, from the coding sequence ATGACGCATTGGTTCGAGGGGCCGCTGGCGGCTTTTGACACCGAGACGACAGGCGTGGACGTCGAGGAGGACCGGATCGTTTCGGCCGCCCTCGTCGTCCAGGACGCGGCGGGCGGACGGCTCCGCGTCACCCGCTGGCTGGTCAATCCGGGGATTCCGGTGCCGCCCGGCGCCACCGAGATCCACGGTCTGACGGACGACCATCTGCAGCGCAACGGCCGGTGGCCCGCACCGGTCGTCGAGGAGATAGCCAGGTCGCTGGCGGAGCAGTGCGCGACGGGGCGGCCGCTGGTCGTGATGAACGCGCCGTTCGACCTGACGCTGCTGGACCGGGAGCTGAGGCGTCACCGGGCCTCGTCACTGGCCGGCTACCTGGGGAAGAAGCCGCTCTGCGTGCTGGATCCGCGGGTGCTGGACAAGCACCTGGACCGCTACCGCAAGGGCCGCCGCACCCTGACGGACCTGTGCGAGCTGTACGGGGTCACCCTGGACGGCGCGCACGACGCGGCGGCCGACGCCGCGGCCTCCCTCGAACTGGTGCGGGCGGTGGGGCGGCGGTTCTCGGCCCGGCTGGAGCGGCTGTCACCGGCGGAGGTCCACTCGCTGCAGGCGGTGTGGCACGCGGCCCAGGCCCGCGGGCTGCAGGCGTGGTTCGAGAAGAACGGTGCGCCGGAGGCGGTGGATCCGGCGTGGCCGCTGCGCCCGGAGCTGCCCGCGGCCGCCTGA
- a CDS encoding DUF4365 domain-containing protein, with protein MALAQPNPGSPARTEDHGGKPPQQRNTPPMRGTLATTACMETLQVGYLHAVAAAAGCSLSQPFPDNGIDWHVSHGAPGHTVDDEVTIKVQLKCTYQIAPNPPGATFSFTLDNAHLVKLARTPVSVHKILVVMLVPRSQDDWLRAGHDGLDLRYCCYWTNLAGHPVTGRHRTTVRIPTSRIFDDRALCEIMARVGAGGRP; from the coding sequence ATGGCGCTCGCGCAGCCGAACCCAGGGAGTCCCGCCCGCACCGAGGACCACGGGGGAAAGCCGCCGCAGCAGCGGAACACACCACCGATGCGCGGCACACTCGCCACCACCGCCTGCATGGAGACCCTCCAGGTGGGCTACCTCCACGCCGTCGCCGCCGCGGCGGGCTGCTCGCTCTCGCAGCCCTTCCCCGACAACGGCATCGACTGGCACGTCAGCCACGGAGCCCCCGGCCACACCGTCGACGACGAGGTGACCATCAAGGTGCAGCTCAAATGCACCTACCAGATCGCCCCGAACCCACCCGGCGCCACGTTCTCCTTCACCCTCGACAACGCCCATCTGGTGAAGCTCGCGAGAACCCCCGTGTCGGTGCACAAGATCCTGGTCGTGATGCTCGTGCCCCGCAGTCAGGACGACTGGCTGCGGGCCGGACACGACGGGCTGGACCTGCGGTACTGCTGTTACTGGACGAATCTGGCCGGCCACCCGGTGACGGGCCGGCACCGGACCACCGTGCGGATCCCGACCTCGCGGATCTTCGACGACCGCGCACTCTGCGAGATCATGGCCCGGGTCGGGGCGGGAGGGAGACCCTGA